The proteins below are encoded in one region of Campylobacter rectus:
- a CDS encoding NAD+ synthase gives MKNYSQICLKLTEFLASYLEKSGAKGFVLGVSGGIDSAVVAALCKCTGFDTHALLMPAKHSSERNLSDALKLCSDLKITHKIIEIQPILESFVAQIGEPLPNLRMGNLSARARMCLLYDYSARVNALVVGTSNKSERMLGYGTIYGDMACALNPIGELFKTEIYELARELGIDEKIIAKAPSADLWEGQSDEADIGYSYERLDEILRLAQSKSEDELARKFDPKLVATVFLKMRANKFKLSLPPVASLE, from the coding sequence AACTATTCGCAAATCTGCCTGAAGCTAACCGAGTTTTTGGCGAGCTACCTTGAAAAAAGCGGCGCGAAAGGCTTTGTTTTAGGCGTTAGCGGCGGCATAGACTCTGCTGTAGTGGCCGCGCTTTGCAAGTGCACGGGCTTTGATACGCATGCGCTTTTGATGCCCGCAAAACACTCAAGCGAGCGAAATTTAAGCGACGCGCTTAAGCTTTGCAGCGATCTGAAAATAACGCATAAAATCATCGAAATTCAGCCGATTTTGGAGAGCTTTGTCGCGCAAATCGGCGAGCCGCTACCAAATTTGCGGATGGGAAATCTAAGCGCAAGGGCGAGGATGTGCTTGCTTTACGACTATTCGGCGAGGGTAAATGCGCTAGTCGTGGGCACGAGCAACAAAAGCGAACGGATGCTGGGTTACGGCACGATCTACGGCGACATGGCATGCGCGCTAAATCCGATCGGCGAGCTCTTTAAGACTGAAATTTACGAGCTGGCGCGCGAGCTTGGCATCGATGAAAAAATCATCGCAAAAGCCCCGTCCGCCGACCTTTGGGAGGGGCAAAGCGACGAGGCCGACATAGGCTATAGCTACGAGCGGCTGGATGAAATTTTACGTTTGGCGCAGAGCAAAAGCGAGGACGAGCTGGCGCGTAAATTTGACCCGAAGCTCGTCGCGACTGTGTTTTTAAAAATGAGAGCGAATAAATTTAAACTCTCGTTGCCGCCGGTTGCGAGCTTGGAATAG